A single genomic interval of Mycolicibacterium sp. MU0053 harbors:
- a CDS encoding AI-2E family transporter yields MLVSDPGSDSSPSRSRPDRGAVIGAGGTWLAKWSVILVAIAAGTVVLAWIAAQLWVIVLPVLLAVVLCTVLWPPARLLMDRVGLPPAASATTTLLLFLALASGVVALIVPPVLNQMPELIDQATAGISRLQEWIAGPPINLRQEQFDGYVDTVVNAMRESSSAIASGVVTGVSTVGTLVLTLLLTIVLSFFFLKDGRRFLPWLTRTTGSRAGRHLAEVLAEMWKNLGGFIRAQAAVSLIDAVFIGAGLLILGVPLAPVLAVLTFIGGFVPFVGAFVAGALAVLIALVANGFTNALLVLALIIAVQQIEGNVLQPILQSRTMKLHPVLVLLGVTAGGSLFGIVGAFLAVPTVAMVAVVARYVNEQIDLRADETDEIEDPEEAEENAVPANDSGDP; encoded by the coding sequence ATTCTCGTGAGCGATCCCGGTTCCGATAGCTCGCCGAGCCGAAGCAGGCCGGATCGCGGCGCCGTGATCGGTGCCGGCGGCACCTGGCTGGCGAAGTGGTCGGTGATCCTCGTGGCCATCGCCGCGGGCACCGTGGTGCTCGCCTGGATTGCCGCACAGCTGTGGGTGATCGTCCTGCCGGTGCTGCTTGCGGTGGTGCTGTGCACCGTGCTCTGGCCGCCGGCCCGGTTGCTGATGGACCGGGTAGGCCTGCCGCCGGCAGCGTCGGCCACGACCACCCTGCTGCTGTTCCTCGCTCTCGCCTCCGGTGTGGTCGCGCTGATCGTGCCGCCGGTGTTGAACCAGATGCCGGAGCTCATCGACCAGGCAACAGCGGGCATCAGCAGGCTGCAGGAGTGGATCGCGGGCCCACCGATCAACCTGCGGCAGGAACAGTTCGACGGCTATGTCGACACCGTCGTCAACGCCATGCGGGAGTCGTCCTCGGCGATCGCCAGCGGCGTCGTCACCGGCGTCAGCACCGTGGGGACGCTGGTCCTGACGCTGTTGCTGACCATCGTGCTGTCGTTCTTCTTCCTCAAGGACGGCCGCCGGTTCCTGCCCTGGTTGACGCGCACGACCGGGAGCCGCGCGGGTCGGCACCTCGCCGAGGTACTGGCCGAAATGTGGAAGAACCTCGGCGGCTTCATCCGCGCCCAGGCGGCGGTGAGCCTGATCGACGCGGTCTTCATCGGCGCCGGGCTGTTGATCCTCGGCGTGCCGCTGGCACCGGTGCTGGCGGTGCTGACGTTCATCGGCGGGTTCGTGCCGTTCGTCGGCGCCTTCGTGGCAGGCGCGCTGGCGGTGCTGATTGCGCTGGTGGCCAACGGCTTCACCAACGCGCTGCTGGTGCTCGCGCTCATCATCGCGGTCCAGCAGATCGAAGGCAATGTGCTGCAGCCGATTCTGCAGAGTCGCACCATGAAGCTGCATCCGGTGCTCGTTCTGCTCGGTGTCACCGCGGGCGGTTCGCTGTTCGGGATCGTCGGGGCGTTCCTGGCCGTGCCTACGGTCGCCATGGTCGCCGTCGTCGCGCGCTACGTCAACGAACAGATCGACCTGCGCGCCGATGAGACCGACGAGATCGAGGACCCTGAGGAAGCGGAGGAGAATGCCGTCCCCGCAAACGATTCCGGGGATCCCTGA
- a CDS encoding molybdopterin-containing oxidoreductase family protein, producing MTETTTRPGICRICSAHCGVLATVVDGRLTKVTGDPDNPMFKGYTCSKGRALPEIHNNPSRLLHSQKRQPDGTYAPIDAEQATDEIADRLKHLIETYGPRSVALYLGTNGLPYPPSPLTANAFMRAIESPMFFTANTIDQPGKQIALALHGHWLGGDVPFNEADTWMLVGTNPLVSKSIGIPGQNPGQSLRAAIARGMNLIVIDPRRSQTAARAAIHIQPRPGEDVAIVAGIINFIIRENLCDTGFLTENVVGFEELAAAVSPFSPEYVSERADIPVQQLIDAAHLFATHGSRGGMVNAGTGANFSAHGTLLEYLCLCLTTICGRWQRAGERVLRPNTLMPAYTAKAQAHPPYEGWGYGEQLRVRGLTDTVAGLPTAALADEILLEGEGQVRALICVGGNPMAAWPDQRKTYRAMESLDLLVTLDTEMSLTSRLADYVIAPMMQMETPAMTQGSELIKYYAGGTGIPAAYAQYAPRLIDPPEGADLVEEWKFFLGLAKRMNLQMFFVNFFGGGGGRFMESAPVVVTMDKNTNLTTEELFVEMCANSRIPLDDVASHPHGRIFDIDAVVQERDPDCTARLDIGNPRMLTELTEVLAEDFHTARSDTAYPLRLISRRHGSFMNSSGTGLAKLNGGKPYNPAYMHPNALNALGLQSGDLVTVTSPHDYIPAIAEADDSLRHDVIAMHHAFGGLPSEDDEVRERGSNVGRLVPTAIEYDPISGLPRQSNIPVNVTARTVEEVDNLA from the coding sequence GTGACTGAGACGACCACGCGGCCGGGGATCTGCCGCATCTGCTCCGCGCACTGCGGCGTGCTCGCTACCGTGGTCGACGGCAGGCTGACCAAAGTGACCGGCGACCCGGACAATCCGATGTTCAAGGGTTACACCTGCAGCAAAGGCCGTGCGTTACCGGAGATCCACAACAACCCGAGCCGCCTGCTGCACAGCCAGAAGCGCCAACCTGACGGAACCTACGCGCCCATCGACGCCGAACAGGCCACCGACGAGATCGCGGACCGCCTCAAGCACCTCATCGAAACCTACGGACCCCGCTCGGTGGCGCTGTATCTCGGCACCAACGGGCTGCCGTACCCGCCGAGCCCGTTGACGGCCAACGCCTTCATGCGCGCCATCGAATCACCGATGTTCTTCACCGCCAACACCATCGACCAGCCCGGCAAGCAGATCGCGCTGGCTCTGCACGGGCACTGGCTGGGTGGAGACGTCCCGTTCAACGAGGCCGATACCTGGATGCTTGTCGGAACCAACCCACTGGTCTCCAAGTCGATCGGAATTCCCGGCCAGAACCCGGGTCAGAGCCTGCGCGCCGCAATTGCCCGCGGCATGAACCTCATCGTCATCGATCCCCGCCGCTCGCAGACCGCGGCGCGCGCGGCGATCCACATCCAGCCCCGACCAGGCGAGGACGTCGCCATCGTCGCCGGGATCATCAATTTCATTATCCGCGAAAACCTCTGTGACACAGGGTTCCTCACCGAGAACGTCGTCGGTTTCGAGGAGTTGGCTGCCGCTGTCTCGCCCTTCTCGCCGGAGTACGTGTCCGAGCGCGCCGATATTCCGGTTCAGCAATTGATCGACGCGGCACACTTGTTCGCCACGCATGGGAGCCGCGGGGGCATGGTGAATGCTGGTACCGGAGCGAACTTCTCCGCGCACGGCACTCTGCTGGAGTACCTCTGTTTGTGCCTGACCACGATATGTGGACGCTGGCAGCGTGCCGGTGAGCGCGTACTTCGGCCCAACACGTTGATGCCGGCCTACACCGCCAAGGCCCAAGCACATCCGCCGTACGAGGGTTGGGGTTACGGCGAGCAGTTGCGGGTCCGTGGCCTCACCGACACCGTGGCAGGCCTGCCGACCGCTGCCCTGGCTGATGAGATCCTGCTGGAGGGCGAGGGACAGGTCCGGGCCCTGATCTGTGTCGGCGGCAATCCGATGGCTGCCTGGCCGGACCAGCGAAAGACCTACCGCGCCATGGAGTCTCTCGATCTGCTGGTCACCCTGGACACTGAGATGTCACTGACCTCGCGGCTCGCCGACTACGTCATCGCACCGATGATGCAGATGGAAACCCCGGCCATGACCCAAGGCAGCGAGCTCATCAAATACTACGCCGGCGGGACCGGCATTCCGGCGGCGTACGCGCAGTACGCGCCGCGCCTCATCGATCCACCCGAGGGCGCAGACCTGGTCGAGGAGTGGAAGTTCTTCCTCGGCCTGGCCAAGCGCATGAACCTGCAGATGTTCTTCGTCAACTTCTTCGGCGGGGGCGGCGGCAGGTTCATGGAGTCGGCGCCGGTGGTGGTCACCATGGACAAGAACACCAACCTCACCACCGAGGAATTGTTCGTCGAGATGTGCGCCAACTCCCGCATCCCTCTCGACGACGTCGCCAGCCACCCCCACGGCCGCATCTTCGACATCGACGCTGTGGTGCAGGAACGCGACCCCGACTGCACCGCGCGCCTCGATATCGGCAACCCGCGCATGCTCACTGAACTCACCGAGGTGTTGGCCGAGGACTTTCACACCGCGCGCAGCGACACGGCCTACCCCCTCCGGTTGATCTCCCGCAGGCACGGCAGCTTCATGAACTCCTCGGGCACCGGCCTCGCCAAGCTCAACGGGGGCAAACCCTACAACCCGGCTTACATGCACCCCAACGCGCTCAATGCGCTCGGCTTACAGTCGGGGGACCTGGTGACAGTGACCTCGCCACACGACTACATCCCCGCCATCGCCGAGGCCGACGACAGCCTGCGTCACGACGTGATCGCCATGCACCACGCCTTTGGCGGTCTCCCGTCCGAGGACGACGAGGTCCGCGAACGTGGAAGCAACGTCGGGCGCCTCGTCCCCACCGCCATCGAGTACGACCCGATCTCCGGACTGCCCCGGCAGAGCAACATCCCGGTGAATGTCACCGCGCGCACGGTTGAAGAAGTGGACAACCTGGCTTAG
- a CDS encoding antitoxin translates to MRTLHLRNVPEEVMDRLERLARSAKTSVTAVAIRELDAATRRVDNAALVATLPDLGISADSIVESVRAERR, encoded by the coding sequence ATGCGGACTTTGCATTTGCGTAACGTGCCAGAAGAGGTGATGGACCGCCTCGAACGGCTGGCGCGCTCGGCGAAAACATCGGTGACTGCTGTAGCCATCCGCGAGCTTGATGCGGCAACCCGGCGGGTGGACAACGCCGCGTTGGTGGCCACGCTGCCCGATCTGGGGATTTCAGCCGATTCAATCGTGGAGTCGGTGCGGGCTGAGCGGCGGTGA
- a CDS encoding type II toxin-antitoxin system VapC family toxin, translated as MIVLDASAAVSALLNDGQARRLVAAESLHAPHLVDVEVVSALRRLAASGTLSAGDGHSCVQAWSRIGLIRYAAGPLLDRVWELRHGVSAYDAMYVALAENLDCALVTADARLGNASGLHCPVTVVPN; from the coding sequence GTGATTGTCCTCGATGCTTCCGCTGCGGTGTCGGCATTGCTCAACGACGGTCAGGCCCGCCGGTTGGTCGCCGCCGAGTCTTTGCATGCGCCGCATCTGGTGGACGTCGAGGTCGTCAGCGCGCTGCGACGGCTCGCTGCCTCCGGAACACTGAGTGCCGGTGATGGCCACAGCTGTGTCCAGGCCTGGAGCCGGATCGGGTTGATCCGTTACGCCGCAGGGCCGCTGCTGGATCGGGTTTGGGAGCTTCGCCACGGGGTTTCCGCCTACGACGCAATGTACGTCGCCCTGGCCGAGAATCTGGACTGCGCCCTCGTCACCGCCGACGCGCGGTTGGGCAACGCGTCCGGGCTGCATTGCCCAGTCACGGTAGTGCCCAACTGA